The Microcoleus sp. FACHB-672 genomic interval GAAAAATTAACAATTTGACTCCGCTAATTGCATTGACTGGAGTACAATGATCCGGTAAAACTTCCCTGAAGAGCATCCTGTTTGTCCATTAGCAGGACTCCCAATAAAAATCGGCATTGTCGTTTTGACACTTGAGCTGCCAACAAGTTATAACCGTTCACCAGTTCAGCCCTCAGATGTTAGTGACCTAGAAATCCGTTCGGCGTCCAAGAGCGCGGGCATTGCTATCGCACATCCCTCACCAGCGTCTGGGTCAATCTCAAATGCAAGCGTTCGGAATTGGGAGAACAGTCTTCGATGATCCCGCTTCGCATTCGTTAGAATTTTTACAAAAATCAGCGGCGTATTTTTCCGGGAATCGCCCTAAGTGGATATCATGGACAACTTACAGGTGTCCAAATACCAAAAAGCAGCTATATTTAGCAGAACTGAGTCCAGGCTGCGGCTCACGCAATCTTTCTGTGGAACTTCTCCAAGGTTCCTCAGTTCCTAACTACCCAACCATTTCGCTCGTCCTTAAACTCGCCTCTGGCATATTATTGATGACTGCTGTACCTCTACCTCGCCGGCCATCGCAACCTGTGAATCCTGCTGACAGTAGTGCCTCTGCGGACATGACACCCGTTTTTGCCCTCAAAGACTTAGTGGCACGTTTGCAGCGGGAACAGCACAAAATTCAGGATTTGCTCAGTTCTCTCGGTTTCGCTCTGCGAAGCTTTAACAATCTCAATCAGTTTTTAGAGCTAATTCCCCTTGTCGCCAGCCGTGTGACTGATGCAGATGGGGGGGCACTGGTGCTATTTAAACCAAATGGCCAAGTGAGGCTACAGCGGTTGCATTGCCAGGAGGGCCGGCAGTGTCAGGATATCCGCCAAGCGCTGGAGGCAGCAACCCGTCAAGTAGCAGCCTCTTCCTCATCTGCTGCGCCCCTAACGCCTTCCACCGCCACCCTCGATAGTGAAGTCAGCCGATCCTTAGGTGCAGATGTGCAATTGTTTGGCACTGCCATTTTGATTAAGAATGCTGAACGAGGGCGTCTGTATGTTTTTAGCCGCGATCCCGAATACACCTGGACGGAAACGCGCCAGAAGTTAGTCCGTTTAGTGGCTGACCAAACGGCAGTGGCTATTGAAAATGACGAACTGACGGTTGAACTGCGCCAGAAAGAACGGCTAGATCGGGAACTGGAAATTGGGGCAGAAATCCAGCTGCGCCTGCTGCCTCGCCAATGTCCCAAAATTCAAGGCGTTGAACTAGCAGCAAAGTGCCAAACGGCGAACCGTGTGGGGGGAGATTACTACGATTTCATTCCCACCAGCCACGATTGTGAGAGGCGCACGCAAGGTGAACAGGTGCGCTCTAAAGCGCCTGGTGGTAACCCAGCCGGTCCCTGGAGTGTGGTGATCGGGGATGTCATGGGTAAGGGAGTGCCTGCCGGCCTGATTATGACTATGACGCGAGGAATGCTGCGAGCGGAAGTTCTTAATGGCCACTCGCCGGCTCGGATTCTGCAACATTTAAATCGGGTCATGTATACCGATTTGGAAAATTCCCACCGATTTGTCACGCTATTTTATTCAGAGTACGACCCACAAACGCGTATCCTGTCTTACAGTAATGCCGCTCATCACCCCCCACTGTTGTGGCAAGCCGGCACCGGCGCGATCCAACGCTTAGATACACTGGGAATGCTGATTGGTTTGGATGCAGACACCACCTACCAAGAAGCTCAAGTGCAACTTCACCCCGGAGATACGATTATTTATTTCACTGATGGGTTTACGGATGCAGCCAACCAAAGTGGTGAGCGTTTCGATGAGGAAAATCTGATCGGCGCTTTTCAATGGGCTTGCCAGCATTGCCCAAATCCCCAAGCGATTTTAGATTATCTGTTTGATCGGGTGCAGCAATTCATTGGCCTAAATAACCACAATAGTGATGATATGACGCTTGTGGTCATGCAGGTGCAATCTTCTGAGATGGCTGTAGGGCGTTCAGTTCAAAAAGCTGCGGTGACAGGGGAGTAGGCAAAGGTGAAGGGTGAGAGGGTAAAACTCACCTCGCATCTAACACTCATATTTTGCCGGCTCCTTCCTGTGAGAAACTGGCCGCTGTGAACTGAAACCTAATTCAGGCAGACGCCCCCTTTACAAATCCCCAAAATATGCAACATTAATGATGGGCTAGCTGCATTCAAAGGTTTATGCCGACTTATATGATTTATGGCTGCTGAAAATTCATTCAGTGATTGGTTTTATTAATACAAAAATCGAAATTAAAAATGGTATAACTTTTAGTAGTTCTCACTTGAGAGGCTTTTCCTTGAGGTGAGGAAAGTCATCTATTTACCGTCAAACTTCAGTAGTCAGCTTAGATTTTGTGTAAGGAGAAAAAATGGTCATTAACTTAATTCACCAAGCGACAGCGGGGTTAGCCGGCATGACAGTGAGCAGTGATTCTGTGCAGCTTTTCCTTTGGAAGTCGCTC includes:
- a CDS encoding PP2C family protein-serine/threonine phosphatase — its product is MTAVPLPRRPSQPVNPADSSASADMTPVFALKDLVARLQREQHKIQDLLSSLGFALRSFNNLNQFLELIPLVASRVTDADGGALVLFKPNGQVRLQRLHCQEGRQCQDIRQALEAATRQVAASSSSAAPLTPSTATLDSEVSRSLGADVQLFGTAILIKNAERGRLYVFSRDPEYTWTETRQKLVRLVADQTAVAIENDELTVELRQKERLDRELEIGAEIQLRLLPRQCPKIQGVELAAKCQTANRVGGDYYDFIPTSHDCERRTQGEQVRSKAPGGNPAGPWSVVIGDVMGKGVPAGLIMTMTRGMLRAEVLNGHSPARILQHLNRVMYTDLENSHRFVTLFYSEYDPQTRILSYSNAAHHPPLLWQAGTGAIQRLDTLGMLIGLDADTTYQEAQVQLHPGDTIIYFTDGFTDAANQSGERFDEENLIGAFQWACQHCPNPQAILDYLFDRVQQFIGLNNHNSDDMTLVVMQVQSSEMAVGRSVQKAAVTGE